One stretch of Candidatus Bathyarchaeota archaeon DNA includes these proteins:
- a CDS encoding geranylgeranylglycerol-phosphate geranylgeranyltransferase, producing MRPVNSIMMGFAVLVGVAIGEKSLLPSSVQELVLAFFVGFFLSGSAMAVNDYYDREIDVINEPGRPIPSLAVSPGEALVVTFVFSVLGLGLAGLTSMGSLLIAALAWVGMMFYSTLGKRTGLPGNLIVSGCISLPFVYGGFIGGETSLSHSMLFALLAFLTNTGREVTKGVVDIEGDRASGIRTVAVLRGRDTAAIVSVTSYVLAVLVSVVPVYLHLVSFWYIPFVAATDLGLIYLSISLLREPSRENSRKVKNWILPLMLSGLFGFLFGSFI from the coding sequence GTGAGACCAGTGAACTCTATAATGATGGGATTCGCGGTGCTGGTAGGGGTGGCTATTGGCGAAAAGTCTCTGCTCCCGTCATCGGTCCAGGAGCTGGTCCTGGCATTCTTCGTTGGATTCTTCCTAAGTGGCAGTGCCATGGCTGTGAATGACTATTACGATAGGGAGATTGATGTGATAAACGAGCCTGGGCGTCCCATTCCTAGCTTGGCAGTGTCCCCGGGGGAGGCTTTGGTTGTCACCTTCGTTTTCAGCGTGTTAGGGCTGGGATTGGCAGGATTGACGAGCATGGGCAGTCTGCTGATTGCAGCACTAGCTTGGGTGGGAATGATGTTCTACTCTACATTGGGAAAGCGGACGGGACTCCCTGGGAATCTCATCGTGAGCGGGTGTATCTCTCTTCCTTTTGTTTACGGTGGTTTTATTGGAGGGGAGACTAGCCTAAGCCACTCCATGCTCTTTGCCCTTCTTGCATTTCTCACGAACACCGGGAGGGAGGTAACAAAGGGGGTTGTCGATATTGAGGGTGATAGGGCATCTGGAATCAGAACCGTGGCGGTTTTGAGAGGTCGGGATACTGCTGCGATTGTATCTGTTACTAGCTACGTTCTGGCGGTTCTAGTCTCAGTGGTCCCAGTCTACCTGCATCTGGTATCGTTCTGGTATATTCCATTCGTGGCGGCCACGGATCTAGGATTGATCTATCTTTCGATCTCATTACTAAGAGAGCCGAGTAGGGAAAATAGCAGAAAAGTTAAAAACTGGATCCTACCGTTGATGTTGTCCGGACTATTTGGCTTCCTGTTTGGAAGCTTTATTTGA